CAatcggaagaagaagaaggtctCATGGAAGGAAGGGACCGTCGACAACGAGTTCATGCAGAAAAAGAGCTCGAAGAAGTGCTGTATATTCCACAAGCAGAAACCCTTTGACGAGGACGGCAGCGATCAGGAGGATGATGATAATCACCATCATGGGAATGGAAACCCTTGTTGCTCTAGGGGAAACGGCGGGGATGGTTCCAGTAGAGTCAGTTCATAGTCCGGATTCAGATGTAAAGCTGATGTTTGGAAAGGTTACTGGATTCGCGTGTgtgtgtttcttttttcttagaaTCGGGTTGAGTGTCAGATTATCTAATTATACTTTGTTTTTTGTGTCGAAGTAATTGACAACATTTGCTGCTCGACGAACGATATGTTACAACTGATCGAAGGGGTTTTCCTTACAATTCGAATTGTTATAGGTGGATGTATATTGGCCACCGTTTTACCAATTGAAAGTTTGTGTTGCCTTTCTTGATTTCGATCGTATGGATAATCGTTTGTTGATCTGTTGACATGAATTGCCTTTTTCTGCAACTTATCTGGTTAGACAAATCGGCTTAGAAGACCGATCATTTTGTCTGTTATCATTTTGATTCGTGTAGTTTGGATTTCGATGTAATATCCTTAGAAGATCGATCCTTTTGACAGATATGGTTCTTGCTAAATGTCTCCCCTGCCAATTGCCAGTTTTTCCATGCCCGATAATGAGCTTGAGGTATATCACGCAGAATGGCTTAAGCCTGTGCAGTTGTGTAATATCTGTTTGCCTTTCTTGATTTCGATCGTCTGGATAGTTGTTTGCATATGTAATTATTGATTTGTTGACATGAATTGCCTTTTTCTGCAACTTATCTGGCTAGATAAATCGACTTAGAAGATCGATCCTTTTGTCTGTTATCATTTTGATTCATGTAGTTTGGATTTTTTATTGGATTTCGATGTAATATCCTTCGAAGATCAATCCTTTTGACAGATATGGTTCTTGCTGAATGTGTCCCCTGTCAATTGCCAATTTTTCCATGCCTAATAGTGAGCTTGAGGTATAGAAGTAGAATCCATTTGGTATGTAACGTGTCTTGGATAGTTTTGAAATGTATAACGTGCAGAATGGCTTAGGCCTGTGCAGTTGTGTAACATCTGTTTGAATTACCATTgtcgttttctttttattatgcttttcttctcttcttctacAATTCCCTCAGAGTAGGTTTTCATTAATTTCTGATATCGTTTGCTCTATGATAGGATACTCTGCCGTTCGTTTCTTTATTAACCAAGGATTtattattatggttattatcTGGCTGCTGGATAGTTTCCAAACTTTACCTATTGGACTGAATGCATATGCTTTTTGGGGTGAAATTGAAAACATAGTGTATCCCTCTTTCACAAACTTTACTGGCCCATCCTCTTATTCTGGTTTGTTTTTCTGATGTCCATTTAACTGTATATTCTCAACTTTAAAAACCTAGAAAGGTGGGGAACAGGATAAATCAGATCTCATTACAAGTAGAATATATCAATGAAAATGTTATCGCACACGACTGTAGTAGAAAAAAACCCCAACATCTAACTTTCTAATTAAACTTCATGTGCTTGAAAATTAGTTGTCTCAGTTACTCTCATACAGAATGATCCCAGTACAAGGAAATAAACCCTAATTCAACAGAGGATGTAGTCTCAGTCTTCAATATATTAATAGTCACCTCAGTGCTAAGTGCTAATTAAATCATTATTTGCTTTGTTCTTTGGTGCATATTCCTCCAGATTGAATTGAAGCTCAATTGGAGGGTACGTGATAATATTTCCCTTTACACATGCATTTGTAGACAGTTGGACAAGACTCTGCAACAGAGCATTTGAAGCTCACCATCACCCTTTTGCACGGAAAACATGGTCCACATGCATGGGAACAGTCTGGGAGGCTGGATCCTGTAGGGTATAACTCCATACCAAGTACTTCCTCAGTTTTTTCCTGCACAGGCACACATGACAAAGAAAGTGAATgaagtttttgtttgtttgttttttccccTTCCAGTAAAGTTCTttaaaaagttttcttttctGTTAGCATGTTGCCATGGTTTGTCTTGTTCAACAAGGAGCATCTATTATTCATATTTTTCCTATTCTTGTCCCCATTAGGCGAGCTTTTGTTATTTTCTCGCATAATGTTTAAAACTATGTGGAGAAATGTGAGCTTAAAAACACACAATACCTGCTCGTGCCTTGAATTGTCAACTGCTCTGTGAGTATCTTCTGCATTAAAGCTCACTGAAACATCACACACTCAAAAGGCTCAGATGCCATGGCTATCTATATCAGAGTAAAATGTTGATGTATGCGTTATGGGGATATGAATGCATTTTCCCAGTCACTAGAATAGCAAGTTGACAATATAAACTGCATAGATGATGATTTTTCTTACTGTGATCCCAGCGAGTTGTTGCATCAAGGCTTCTGCCATTCATTAGTATGATGAAGAAAATCCCGAAAAGTATAGATGTGTGAGCCACGAGTGGGAAACTTTTCATCTTTGTTTGATAATGCAAGAGCCAAAAAGATATAAGGAGTGGTAGAAGCAAAAGGAGGAGAAAATAGATTGCAAAGTTTGTTGGAAATGTTGGTGACAGATGATTTAGTATGTAGTGGGCATTTTATACAGTGTAAACTAAAAAAGGTTAGTTTTTAATGTAGGAAGATGTACGTCTGTTGCACTTCACATGATCCACGGCCATGTTTTGAAGATTCACATGTTTTGGCAAGTAAACTCAACATCTTCAGAAACTTTAAATGAACTGTGGCACTCGATCTTATATGTACGAAGGCACATATTTTTTACTCTTAtagatcaaattttgaattgCTGCATTTTGGATAAATATGAAGTCGAGACATTTTGAGATTTAAGGGCACTGTCCCTTGTCACGAGACGACTAGTGGATTTTACTTTTACATTTTCCTCTTCATGTATCGCACTAGTAGCTAGATTCATTTATAGTCATTGTGCTTTCAGGTGTTGATAAATATTGCTTTCCATACAGGTGGACGAAGGTTGAAACTCATTTTCAGTTTATTAATCAGCGGTCATTTTCTAGGTGGCTATTGCCGACAACATAAGATGGGGAAATTCTGTATCCGTTTATTTAATTGACTGTTTATTTTTGAGACGTGCATTTATTgggatttttttctaaataaaataaaataaaatattaggaCCTGTCTTGATAGGTTCTTCAGATCTCTCTTTCTCCTCTAAGAAACCATGCTATGTAAAAGGTTCTATTGAATCAAAACGAAAACGAAGTAACTTATCCTATCTTCATTCCTTCCGGTCAATATGTCACAAGAGCTCTCAGCACAACTATCCAAAATCTTGGGTTTGCTTGTCAATGGTTAAATTCCAAACACTTAGGGGTGTTAGAGTTGTGAATTTTAGAGAGTTGCGAATGCTAGAGGTTGTGAACTCATGGGTCCACATTGTAAGGAATTAATAAAgcataaaattgatgtttttttagTTGTGGGTTACGAACTCCTTGGAGTGGAATTCACAACTCAAGTCTTTCCAGTTCTTTGGGTCAAATATTCTTCTACAAGTCACTCAACAATCCTCCCACAAGCGAAATTCTAGGTGTAGTGAATTTTAAACAATGTTAGAGCTATGTTAGGATTCTTTTGTGTTCCttagaattttaattaaaacaGAAACTATAGGATAAATCCCCTTTGTTTTCATTCTCTTGTTTTTTGATAGATTTTTGATAGAGTTGATAGGTCTTGGTTGTGGGTTTACAGAAGAAAAGGGGCATTTCTGTTTCTGGATTACCAACCAAATGCACTCATCCATTCGGAATAATACCATAAAAGGGAAAGGTAAAAGCTCTGAATAGTGGGTGCCTCTTGAGCTAGATTTGTGTGTCCAATTTCAACCAAGGAAGGTAGAAAAGATTATAGTCCCAAGTGAATGGGAAATGACTATATTATTTGTTGTAATGTGTTGTGCAGGGGCTTTTAGTTGCTACACGACACAAGGAACTCACGTGGAGGAAGGGAGCAGAAAGGCAGAGGGctattgaaattgaagaatccCTCTGCCCTCAACGTGAAGCTGAAGCCCTTTGCATTGAATGAACTTCTGCTGCATGTGTCAGTTTCTGATACAGCAAGACTTCCTTTAAAAGGTTAGGACTATACTCTCAATTAAACTTCTGGCTTAATTTCTTGTTTGTTGCTCCCGTCCTTTAGAAAGctgagttgttttcaaatttgtCCGTTTCTACTGTGTTGTAGAAGGTATCATGCCATCTGCCTAGGTTCTTTTGAGTTAAATTCACAATGATTTTTTGGATTTGTTGCAATATAAAGATTgaaatttgaactttcaatttctaTAAATGGTTATACAGGTACCGTAGCAACTAAATGTAAGAAAGTCAAACAACTATTTCGATAGGATAGTTGAGGTGATTCGGACACTTATGGATATAAAaggacaaagaaaaaaatttgttaGGGGTGTTTGATGTGCGATAAAAGCAAatagttgagttggtaattattatccgGAGCATTAAATTATCTAAAGAGTTATATTGTCTGTGTTTggtgtgcagagttgagttaagttggtaattattgtctgtgtttggatGCTAagttaagttgagttgagttggggtaTTTGGTGCTGTTTTTGAATggaattgattttgtttttttgtttttttgttttttttttttttttgctatttttgattttatttttcaactatacacatattttctaacttttctaagataaaaacaaaaaaacttccAATTCTTTTCATTCtcaaaacataacaaattctctacaaagtattcatatataaaacacaaaattttgaattcaattttttaaacactCAAATAGAGGTGACTATTCCATTCAAAAACccaatttaaacattaattaccgtaattttttttaaaaaaaagtaaaaagattagTGCCATCAAATAAAACTACTGACATTGTTTTAGATAGAAGAGATGACACTTAAatgttaatcttaaaaaaaaaaaaaatcttacaatttaaatcataaaactaattattagATAGTCTTTTTTGACCAATTTGTGGAATATggatttacctttttctaaaatcggtgaaatgattttagaaatattgataTCTATTTTTTCTACTATTATGTTGCATCACGGTacaatctcttttttttttttcttaaaaaaaaacttgagccataattttaaattccactatttcattagaattatgtaatattttaaaacatcaaGCGATAGGTTGTTTAAAACATATCGTTGAATTTTTGTTTAGTGAAACAATAATAGGACGTggtatgtaatattttttagatctaagaaaaaaatgaaatagaagaagaataattaGATATAAAAGAACAaccattaaaagaaaaaaagagagagaaatgaggAGTTGAgaaacaaaatggaaaattaaactCGTACGAGCCAGacagaaagaagagagaaaatgagaaagacGAACTAGACGACGAAAGAAGACAGAAGATGAGAGAAGGGGAGTAAATGTGAAGAGAGCATGAGAGAGAAACGACAAAGTAATTGAGGGAGTTGGGTGAGTAATGAAAATGCGTGGAAAACGGGTAAGAGTGAGAGTGATAAAATGGTGGGTAATTAAAcccttcatttttattttatcaatgttCGTCGAAGTTGGGCACAAGAAGGTGGTAGGTAGAGTATGTTGTCGAAGTTGTTTGTGCGAAGGTAGTCGTTGGAGTTAGTCGCTAGAGTTGTCGTTGGAGATGGTTGGTGTTGCTCGGAGTTCTTCGTCAAAGTTGGTCGTGCAAATGTGGAAGTcaaagttttgttttgttttgtttttttatttattaccaAGTTGGTTGTTGGGGTTGCCGAagtgtcatcggaggtggttgctGGAACTCGAAGTTGGTTGCCGAAgtgtcatcagaggtggttgttggagctcgAAGTTGGTTGCCGGAGTTGGCCACCTGAAGGTGGTCATCGGAGTATATCGTCGGAGTGTGGTAGCGATAATCACCAACGGAGAATGAGGAGGGAAAGAGAATTGGGGAGAGATGGGGTGGGTTGGTAAAATAATCAACtccaactccaccaacatttaaagttggttgtcaaatattgagttggtaaaaaataccaactcaacccaatttTCCTTGATTGTCAAACACCCCCTCGAACCTTTATTATATGTGTGCTCCCAAGTTGGCCCCCGGAATTTTTATGCTCAAATttgatcatatcatttgtatgtACTTGTTTATTGATCCTGGTTTGATAATTTCTTTTAGAAACTTCAGATTGGAGACAAGTAATATTagtaaactaattaaaataatatacagACAGGAATAAAACAGAGTTTTTAAGGACACGACTTTATTTATTGTGTTCGTGATACTATCTATAATGCATAGAAATAGTTGTATCTCATCGTTCTAATATACCTTGCTTttgttaaaatttatttgaatcataaaCGTTTTTAAAAGCCAGTACATTAGTCTTAATAACGTGGAATTGGGCAGGTAAATTTATTATCATCGGACCACCATAAATTCATGTGTTTTTtattgatagagtaaacatgcCTAAGACGGAAGCTAACAGAATCatagaatcattaagcattttaattacatttaatttgagtcaCAAGCATGTTAAAACACAAGTTACAAACTAAAgggttttaaaaattacaatctTTGTAGAATTCCTCTTGTTTCTTGCAAATTTCCAGGTtagaccaccaagagaatcttctctactattcccaacattgaatttgagtggtggaactttGAATTGAGACGGAATTGGAAGAAGATTGAGGAGGGTTTAGGAGGAAAATAATTCTCTTCAGagttttctctaaaattatGATTTCCTCAACTGAATTCTGAAAGAGTGAAGCTTTTAATCACTTCATTCATATAAGCACTTAATCTTTCAGCAAATTGACATCAAATTGCATTAGCTAAGTGGTGCCACTTTTGATTCTGCAAGATTTTCTTCATTAATTACTCCGGATTCTTTCATTTCCATGTAAAGATCATTTCCTGAACGAGTACGTTCACCTACTCCTCCAAATACGGATACACCTCCATGAGTCGCTCTGCCTTGATCACCATGGACATATGCTACTCCCCCTTTACCTTCGCCTACCGTGAAAAGGAAAGTTCCCTCGAGCCATGCCACATTGCATGGGAGGAACTGATCCTTCACTTCCTTTTTGAGCTTTCGATTGACGGCCATCCGTCCGGCTCCATCCGAGTTGGCGGTAAGATATATGCTGGTGATGGGTTGGTTTGGCCTGTCCCTGCGGGAACTCCGGCGGTGTTGAATTGTGGAAAAATCCACAAACAATTCTCAATCTTGGATAGTTTTACTAAAACTcacaaattcaatttcaaattaattaattatgtttaatttaaaattaaattaaatttcataaagttgaatttcctttttaaacttaaaattaattttaatttaattaattaaataataattgaatatcaaatattaaattaataaaacaccaaattcaaacatgaatcctattcatataatcaatatttaaatcattatttaaatatttgaactctccaaatacatttaatttcaataaatttaaacgctaattatatcgaatataattatcaaaaccctaaaattgagtttgaacatttcaaattccaaaaccctaaattttaaatttaaatatttcaaatttcctCCATTATTtttaatccaaggtttaatcttttacgagctagtagaagaaccttatggaccgctccaacgatttgaaattaattggttaaatctttaattcgaattaatcaatatttgttaactaccgagacataccattATAGCTTAATAGTTACattctcctcattgtagatatatttctgtctccttgatttaatcataattaataagtcgatcattcacagatCTTTCAtatatagctaggtcaaaattaccgttttacccttgtaaatacatttcttaagtctccactgatcctctattgaacaattggtttaaagtccaactaataaaccatgtctcTCTCTATCATCTGCCCTTTTGTTTAAAACCCGAAATcattacttaagagaacaacctatctgctaaccctaaattgggtaagagtaaattccatcttgcaggactatgtccccagctatctatccagttttatcccaaaatgggagacttattgagcaatgttgttgaactactctcgcATATGCAGAtcaaggataatcccgaataaacaggagttcatagttagcttaggattaagatcgagttaccctaggtcatcgaattgaaatagtcagttttaacagtaaacggtcattataaagaaaagtgactatttcgtggttcggttttatgcaaacgtcttttgcataggatgccccactcgcatgtctccacatgaacaatttcgggatcacattatttgtattagtatacaaagtgggcaacatccatagtgtcatatacttatagatcttttaggctatatatactataacttgattttcttttatgtctctacatttaaagtattcatactatagtcatgagtttgtttattggattttataacatagtgcaattttaataatacttgtatagaaaaatataatatgtttcatatattacgaactgcgagttttaggacattcctaacaatctcccacttggacaaAAACTCCAGTGGGttactgcttctttagctacttcatatgcagctacatatttagcttccatagtggagtcatcaatacaac
This genomic window from Benincasa hispida cultivar B227 chromosome 4, ASM972705v1, whole genome shotgun sequence contains:
- the LOC120075588 gene encoding protein phosphatase 1 regulatory subunit INH3 codes for the protein MARAPMTTAGALTSSSPSLTTTVILANGSSSSQPPETLVLRLNRKKKKVSWKEGTVDNEFMQKKSSKKCCIFHKQKPFDEDGSDQEDDDNHHHGNGNPCCSRGNGGDGSSRVSS
- the LOC120075587 gene encoding protein EPIDERMAL PATTERNING FACTOR 2-like, yielding MKSFPLVAHTSILFGIFFIILMNGRSLDATTRWDHMSFNAEDTHRAVDNSRHEQEKTEEVLGMELYPTGSSLPDCSHACGPCFPCKRVMVSFKCSVAESCPTVYKCMCKGKYYHVPSN